The Burkholderia ubonensis genome has a window encoding:
- a CDS encoding aldehyde dehydrogenase (NADP(+)), which produces MQLTGEMLIGADAVYGSSGTLHAFDPTRGAPIDAPAFGVGGPADVERACELARDAFDAYRAQPLAARAAFLDAIADEIVALGDALIERAHAETGLPVARLQGERGRTVGQLRLFARVVRDGRFLAASIDPAQPARTPLPRADLRLQKIPLGPVAVFGASNFPLAFSVAGGDTASALAAGCPVIVKAHEAHLGTSELVGRAIRAAVEKCRMPAGVFSLLIGPGRVIGAALVSHPAIQAVGFTGSRQGGVALTQLANARPQPIPVYAEMSSINPVLLFPAALAARGDAIATGFVDSLTLGVGQFCTNPGLVLALDGPDLDRFEATAAQALAAKPAGVMLTRGIAEAYRAGRGQLAELPGVRQLGAGGAAQGACDVSGALFEVSAQAFLDEPAFSHEVFGPSSLIVRCRDVDELARVLDALEGQLTATLQMDAADQPLARRLLPILERKAGRLLVNGFPTGVEVCDAMVHGGPFPATSNPAVTSVGATAIDRFLRPVCYQDFPDDLLPEGLQEANPLGIPRLRDGKAE; this is translated from the coding sequence ACCCGACGCGGGGCGCGCCGATCGACGCGCCAGCGTTCGGCGTCGGCGGGCCGGCCGACGTCGAGCGCGCGTGCGAGCTCGCGCGCGACGCGTTCGACGCGTATCGCGCGCAGCCGCTGGCGGCGCGCGCCGCGTTCCTCGACGCGATCGCGGACGAGATCGTCGCGCTCGGCGATGCGCTGATCGAGCGCGCGCACGCCGAAACCGGCCTGCCGGTTGCGCGCCTGCAAGGCGAGCGCGGCCGCACGGTCGGCCAGCTGCGCCTGTTCGCGCGGGTCGTGCGCGACGGCCGCTTCCTCGCCGCGTCGATCGATCCGGCCCAGCCCGCGCGCACGCCGCTGCCGCGCGCCGACCTGCGGCTGCAGAAGATCCCGCTCGGGCCGGTCGCCGTGTTCGGCGCGAGCAACTTCCCGCTCGCGTTCTCGGTGGCCGGCGGCGATACGGCGTCGGCGCTCGCGGCCGGCTGCCCGGTGATCGTGAAGGCGCACGAGGCGCATCTCGGCACGTCCGAGCTGGTCGGCCGCGCGATCCGCGCGGCAGTCGAGAAGTGCCGGATGCCGGCCGGCGTGTTCTCGCTGCTGATCGGGCCGGGCCGCGTGATCGGCGCGGCGCTCGTCAGCCATCCGGCGATCCAGGCGGTCGGCTTCACCGGTTCGAGGCAGGGTGGCGTCGCGCTGACGCAGCTTGCGAACGCGCGCCCGCAGCCGATCCCGGTCTATGCGGAAATGAGCAGCATCAACCCGGTGCTGCTGTTCCCGGCCGCGCTCGCCGCGCGCGGCGACGCGATCGCGACGGGCTTCGTCGATTCGCTGACGCTCGGCGTCGGCCAGTTCTGCACGAACCCGGGGCTCGTGCTCGCGCTCGACGGTCCGGATCTCGACCGCTTCGAAGCGACCGCCGCGCAGGCGCTCGCGGCGAAGCCGGCGGGCGTGATGCTGACGCGCGGCATCGCCGAAGCGTACCGTGCCGGCCGCGGCCAGCTCGCCGAGCTGCCGGGCGTGCGCCAGCTCGGCGCGGGCGGGGCGGCGCAGGGCGCCTGCGACGTGAGCGGCGCGCTGTTCGAGGTGTCCGCGCAGGCGTTTCTCGACGAGCCGGCGTTCAGCCACGAGGTGTTCGGGCCGTCGTCGCTGATCGTGCGCTGCCGCGACGTCGACGAACTGGCGCGCGTGCTCGACGCGCTCGAGGGCCAGTTGACGGCGACGCTGCAGATGGACGCGGCCGATCAGCCGCTCGCGCGCCGGCTGCTGCCGATCCTGGAGCGCAAGGCGGGGCGTCTGCTCGTCAACGGGTTCCCGACCGGCGTCGAGGTGTGCGATGCGATGGTGCACGGCGGGCCGTTCCCGGCGACGTCGAACCCGGCGGTCACGTCGGTCGGCGCGACCGCGATCGACCGCTTCCTGCGGCCGGTGTGCTACCAGGACTTCCCGGACGACCTGCTGCCGGAAGGGCTGCAGGAAGCGAACCCGCTCGGGATTCCGCGTCTGCGCGACGGCAAGGCGGAGTGA